In the genome of Opitutia bacterium KCR 482, one region contains:
- a CDS encoding glutamine synthetase III, whose protein sequence is MNARKQALTKISETPKVYENLETPYDIDTQYGVDTFGLKTMEAYLSKPIYKRLRNTIEQGVALDAAVADDVAHAMKIWAMSRGATHYTHWFLPLTGSSAEKHDAFLDPTSDGQAITRFSGKNLILGEPDASSFPSGGLRSTFEARGYTAWDPTSPAFIKRSGGVATLCIPTMFCSYTGEVLDKKTPLLRSIQVLGAQTKRLMKCFGIEEDARANVTLGAEQEYFLVDRELYVQRPDLMQTGRTLFGAPPQKHQQLEDHYFGAIKPRIINFMHDVDLELWKIGIPAKTRHNEVAPAQFEIAPVFEELNLATDHNMMIMEILRNVAEKHGLVCLLHEKPFAGINGSGKHNNWSISYGDRNLLNPGTNPHENAIFLTTLCAVIQAVDKHADLLRSATAGAGNDHRLGANEAPPAIISMFLGEQLADIIDQIEAGAAKSSKNSNYLKVGVDTLPPLPTDATDRNRTSPFAFTGNKFEFRAAGSSQSCASPNIVLNTIVAEAFDEIATKLEALPKADFQKGLQKILQSIVKAHKRVIFNGDGYKENWKKEAAKRGLPNLPNTPAALEPLKDPKNIELFKKYGVFNSSEMLSRYEVFMEEYSKKVHIETALALNISKTIIMPAAEKYLGKLAETAKNVADAKFGKNKGLEAKGKLINALVDKLASANDKLEKLVVENADPLKKLAAMGDVRTIVDKLEVELDDALWPMPKYSELLFIY, encoded by the coding sequence ATGAATGCAAGAAAACAAGCATTGACGAAGATTTCGGAAACCCCCAAGGTTTACGAAAATCTCGAAACTCCCTACGACATCGACACCCAGTACGGCGTCGATACGTTCGGACTCAAAACGATGGAGGCGTACTTGTCGAAGCCCATCTACAAAAGACTTCGCAATACGATTGAGCAGGGAGTTGCCCTCGACGCGGCTGTCGCCGACGACGTGGCGCACGCAATGAAAATCTGGGCTATGAGCCGCGGCGCGACCCACTACACCCACTGGTTCCTGCCCCTCACGGGTTCGAGCGCGGAAAAACACGACGCATTCCTCGACCCCACAAGCGACGGTCAGGCAATCACGCGCTTTTCGGGCAAAAACCTCATTCTCGGCGAACCCGACGCGTCGAGCTTCCCGTCGGGCGGTCTGCGCTCCACGTTCGAAGCCCGCGGCTACACCGCTTGGGATCCGACCAGCCCCGCATTCATCAAAAGAAGCGGCGGCGTCGCGACGCTCTGCATTCCCACAATGTTCTGTTCCTACACGGGCGAAGTGCTCGACAAAAAGACGCCGCTTCTGCGCTCCATACAGGTTTTGGGTGCGCAGACAAAACGCCTGATGAAGTGCTTCGGAATCGAAGAGGACGCCCGCGCAAACGTAACGCTCGGCGCGGAACAGGAATACTTCCTCGTAGACCGCGAACTCTACGTACAACGCCCCGACCTCATGCAGACGGGCAGAACGCTCTTCGGCGCTCCTCCGCAAAAGCACCAGCAGCTTGAAGACCACTATTTCGGAGCAATCAAGCCGCGCATCATCAATTTCATGCACGACGTCGATTTGGAGCTTTGGAAAATCGGAATTCCCGCAAAGACGCGCCACAACGAAGTTGCGCCCGCGCAGTTCGAAATCGCGCCCGTGTTCGAAGAGCTGAACTTGGCGACAGACCATAACATGATGATTATGGAAATTCTGCGCAACGTGGCGGAAAAACACGGTTTGGTATGCCTGCTGCACGAAAAGCCCTTCGCGGGAATCAACGGTTCGGGCAAGCACAACAACTGGTCGATTTCCTACGGCGACAGAAACCTGCTCAACCCCGGAACGAATCCGCACGAAAACGCGATATTCCTCACGACTCTCTGCGCGGTAATTCAGGCGGTAGACAAACACGCCGACCTGCTCCGCTCGGCGACTGCGGGCGCCGGCAACGACCACCGTCTGGGCGCGAACGAAGCACCGCCGGCCATCATCTCGATGTTCCTCGGCGAACAGCTTGCCGACATCATCGACCAAATCGAAGCCGGCGCGGCGAAAAGCTCGAAGAACAGCAACTACCTCAAAGTCGGCGTCGATACCCTGCCCCCGCTCCCGACGGACGCGACGGACAGAAACCGCACAAGCCCCTTCGCTTTCACGGGCAACAAGTTCGAATTCCGCGCGGCGGGTTCGTCGCAGTCGTGCGCAAGCCCGAACATCGTGCTGAACACGATTGTCGCCGAGGCTTTCGACGAAATCGCGACAAAGCTCGAAGCCCTGCCGAAGGCCGACTTCCAGAAGGGTCTGCAAAAGATTCTCCAATCGATTGTCAAGGCGCACAAGCGCGTAATCTTCAACGGCGACGGCTACAAGGAAAATTGGAAGAAGGAAGCCGCAAAACGCGGTCTGCCCAACCTGCCCAATACTCCCGCCGCGCTCGAACCGCTCAAAGACCCGAAGAACATCGAACTTTTCAAGAAGTACGGCGTCTTCAATTCGAGCGAAATGCTCTCGCGCTACGAAGTGTTCATGGAGGAATACAGCAAGAAAGTACACATCGAAACGGCTCTCGCGCTGAACATCTCCAAGACAATCATCATGCCCGCCGCGGAAAAATACCTCGGCAAGCTTGCCGAAACGGCGAAAAACGTCGCGGACGCAAAGTTCGGCAAAAACAAGGGCTTGGAAGCCAAGGGCAAACTGATTAACGCTCTCGTAGACAAGCTCGCAAGCGCGAACGACAAGCTCGAAAAGCTGGTTGTGGAAAACGCCGACCCGCTCAAAAAGCTCGCGGCAATGGGCGATGTCCGCACGATTGTGGACAAGCTCGAAGTCGAACTGGACGACGCGCTCTGGCCGATGCCGAAATATTCGGAGTTGCTTTTCATATACTAA
- a CDS encoding NUDIX domain-containing protein: MADDIFDIVDMSDGVVGNAPRSVVHAKGLLHRASHVLMFRGAGASREILLQKRSMSKDLYPGIYTTSCSGHVDSGEDYDTAAVREMREETGLSVDISRLEKIGKISPCAETGNEFTFVYEMECDGSEKFEIPPDEVASLDWVKVSDFGRMIAETPQNFTPSFLRVYKFYLSKRQKTL; encoded by the coding sequence GTGGCGGACGACATTTTCGACATTGTGGACATGTCCGACGGCGTCGTCGGGAACGCGCCGCGCTCGGTCGTCCACGCGAAGGGGCTTTTGCACAGGGCGTCGCACGTTCTGATGTTCAGGGGCGCGGGGGCTTCGCGCGAAATACTCCTGCAAAAACGCTCGATGAGCAAGGATTTGTACCCCGGAATCTACACAACGTCGTGCTCCGGACACGTCGATAGCGGCGAAGACTACGATACCGCCGCAGTCCGCGAAATGCGGGAGGAAACGGGGCTTTCGGTAGACATCTCTCGGCTCGAAAAAATCGGCAAAATTTCGCCCTGCGCCGAGACGGGCAACGAATTCACTTTCGTCTACGAGATGGAGTGCGACGGCTCGGAAAAATTCGAAATTCCGCCCGACGAAGTGGCGTCGCTCGACTGGGTGAAAGTGTCCGATTTCGGGCGCATGATTGCCGAAACTCCGCAAAACTTCACGCCGTCGTTTTTGCGCGTCTACAAATTTTATTTGTCGAAACGGCAAAAAACGCTTTAA
- a CDS encoding glycoside hydrolase family 43 protein, which yields MKKHTLKILAIACTLCACAFGGTKTTRNPAIGGWYADPQIRIYNGQYWIYATYSDAYDKQVFLDCFSSPDMATWTHHKNIITADEVKWLKRALWAPDSIEKDGKYFLFFACNDATPVDKKNGNMAKRKFGEREYGGIGVGVADKPEGPYKDLIGKPLVDEFYNGAQPIDQYVFEYKNSYYMTYGGWGKCNIVKLADDFKSLDKLPDGSIYKDITPEGYTEGSVMFERRGKWYFMWSEGVWAGNNYKVAYGIADTPFGPFKRLGTVLESERPLATGAGHHSVVNIPNTDDWYICYHRRPIPNRGTHHRVVCIDKMFFDADGKILPVKMTEQGVEPRPLK from the coding sequence ATGAAAAAACACACATTGAAAATTCTTGCGATTGCCTGCACACTTTGCGCATGCGCATTCGGCGGGACAAAAACTACGCGCAACCCCGCCATAGGCGGCTGGTACGCCGACCCGCAAATAAGAATCTACAACGGGCAGTACTGGATTTACGCGACATACTCCGACGCCTACGACAAACAGGTTTTCCTTGACTGCTTTTCGTCGCCCGACATGGCAACGTGGACACACCACAAAAACATAATCACCGCAGACGAAGTAAAGTGGCTCAAACGCGCCCTCTGGGCGCCCGATTCAATTGAAAAAGACGGCAAATACTTTCTGTTTTTTGCCTGCAACGACGCAACCCCCGTCGACAAAAAAAACGGCAACATGGCAAAACGCAAATTCGGAGAGCGCGAATACGGCGGAATCGGCGTCGGGGTCGCCGACAAGCCCGAAGGCCCGTACAAAGACCTCATCGGCAAGCCGCTTGTGGACGAATTTTACAACGGGGCGCAGCCTATCGACCAGTATGTTTTCGAATACAAAAATTCATACTACATGACATACGGCGGTTGGGGAAAATGCAATATCGTAAAACTTGCCGACGACTTCAAATCGCTCGACAAGCTGCCCGACGGCTCTATCTACAAAGACATCACCCCCGAAGGCTACACGGAAGGCTCGGTGATGTTCGAGCGCAGGGGAAAGTGGTATTTCATGTGGTCGGAAGGCGTGTGGGCGGGCAACAACTACAAGGTTGCCTACGGCATTGCCGACACGCCGTTCGGGCCGTTCAAAAGGCTCGGCACTGTCTTGGAATCGGAACGCCCGCTTGCGACGGGCGCGGGACACCACAGCGTTGTAAACATTCCGAACACCGACGACTGGTACATCTGCTACCACCGCCGCCCCATTCCGAACCGCGGCACACACCACCGCGTTGTCTGCATAGACAAAATGTTTTTCGACGCCGACGGCAAAATCCTGCCCGTAAAGATGACAGAACAGGGCGTCGAGCCGCGCCCGCTGAAATAG
- a CDS encoding HDIG domain-containing metalloprotein, translated as MNLEIFDWNSIVLGVLAACLFAECIILVVRVNSLRNKMESEAETIRNDELVKYEKKRNELEMLLKEREIEMKSEYEDMLSLARVAKREQDEKLAEAKIRVQNAERAAERADAEFTRFAKMKEDYRRKSEEYAVKLAQLAKLDIEDIRGDAKREIEKKCVEDLALYRSALLEKSKKDADDAAQRILVDAMQRIATSLPQSVQACAVKIPDDAMKGRLIGREGRNIRSFEAATGTTLVIDETPDSVSVSSFNPVRREAAKIALEALIADGRINPASIEHAAESAKKNMEQHVYDIGSKAAEDLGLARVHPDVLATLGRLSFHLSLNQNTLAHSVETAKLCALIAAELNCDTSIAKRVGLFHDIGKALPDSDLSHAKAGAALLAHSGESDTVVNAVESHHGEVGAASVYSVILRVADTLSATRPGARMEATEGYIRRIKTLESIALEFDGVAGAYVLQAGRELRVVVSPDAVSDVEAQEIAGKIRRKIEETVDNALAVKITLIREQRFTEFAKSKV; from the coding sequence ATGAATTTAGAAATATTTGACTGGAACTCCATTGTCCTCGGCGTCTTGGCGGCGTGCCTGTTTGCCGAGTGCATCATTCTGGTGGTGCGGGTAAATTCGCTCCGCAACAAAATGGAGTCGGAGGCGGAAACAATCAGAAACGACGAACTTGTCAAATACGAGAAAAAGCGCAACGAGCTTGAAATGCTCCTGAAAGAGCGCGAAATCGAGATGAAGTCGGAGTACGAGGACATGCTTTCGCTCGCCCGCGTCGCCAAGCGCGAGCAGGACGAAAAGCTCGCCGAGGCGAAAATCCGCGTCCAAAACGCCGAACGCGCCGCCGAACGCGCCGACGCCGAATTTACGCGCTTCGCAAAAATGAAGGAGGACTACCGCAGGAAGTCGGAGGAATATGCCGTCAAACTCGCGCAGCTTGCAAAGCTCGACATCGAGGACATTCGCGGCGACGCCAAGCGCGAAATCGAAAAGAAGTGCGTGGAAGACCTCGCCCTCTACCGCTCGGCACTCCTCGAAAAATCGAAAAAAGACGCGGACGACGCCGCGCAGCGCATTTTGGTTGACGCCATGCAGCGCATCGCAACCTCTCTTCCGCAGTCCGTTCAGGCGTGCGCCGTAAAAATTCCCGACGACGCCATGAAAGGCAGGCTCATCGGCAGGGAGGGGCGCAATATCCGTTCGTTCGAGGCGGCTACGGGAACGACGCTCGTAATCGACGAAACGCCCGACAGCGTTTCGGTGTCGTCGTTCAATCCCGTCCGCAGGGAGGCCGCAAAAATCGCGCTCGAAGCGTTGATAGCCGACGGCAGAATCAACCCCGCGTCAATCGAGCATGCGGCGGAGTCGGCAAAGAAAAACATGGAGCAGCACGTCTACGACATCGGCTCGAAAGCCGCCGAAGATCTCGGCTTGGCGCGTGTGCACCCCGACGTTTTGGCGACTTTGGGCAGGCTCTCTTTCCACCTTTCGCTCAACCAGAATACCCTTGCGCATTCCGTCGAAACCGCGAAACTCTGCGCGCTTATCGCGGCGGAATTGAACTGCGACACCTCGATTGCAAAGCGCGTGGGGCTTTTCCACGACATCGGCAAGGCTCTGCCCGATTCTGACTTGTCGCACGCAAAGGCGGGGGCGGCGTTGCTTGCGCATTCGGGAGAGTCGGACACTGTTGTGAACGCGGTGGAATCGCACCACGGTGAAGTGGGAGCGGCGAGCGTATACTCGGTGATTTTGCGCGTGGCGGACACCCTTTCGGCGACGCGACCGGGGGCGAGAATGGAGGCGACCGAGGGCTATATCCGCCGAATCAAGACGCTAGAAAGCATCGCGCTTGAATTCGACGGCGTGGCGGGCGCGTACGTTTTGCAGGCGGGGCGCGAACTGCGCGTCGTAGTTTCGCCCGACGCCGTAAGCGACGTCGAGGCGCAGGAAATTGCGGGAAAAATCCGCAGAAAGATAGAGGAGACGGTAGACAACGCCCTCGCCGTAAAAATCACCCTCATACGCGAACAACGCTTTACCGAATTCGCAAAATCCAAAGTGTAG
- a CDS encoding glutamate--tRNA ligase family protein: MSKVRVRFAPSPTGFFHIGSARTALFNWLYAKHTGGTFVLRIEDTDEERNSVEYLNILKDGMKWLGLDWDEGPDVGGNYGPYFQSKRADIYREYLELLRKKGRAYDKDGAVFFKVSGEAQVLHDAVYGDVERTEEKDFPIFRSNGTPVFHFVNVVDDICMEITNVIRGQDHLTNTNKHIELFKAFDAPMPQFAHIPLILKSEGQGKMSKRDRGALIEEYQEKNFMPEAVRNYLCMLGWNPKNGKEVMPIEEIIELFDFSGIVKSNARFDERKMAHFNTEHIRALPPAKFHELARRAMATESKVDLGTDEEYIGKVFDLCQPKAANMEGLPSMVEYFFTEDYPFDTAGREKVFKKGEPLARLDEALELFKKLEKFDHDSIYNAVCEMAEKAGRKSNEYFQIVRYAVTGQAGGPDLFPMLEILGRDKVVARIEAAKPKLAQGA, encoded by the coding sequence ATGAGTAAAGTAAGAGTAAGATTTGCCCCCAGCCCGACGGGCTTTTTCCATATCGGCAGCGCGCGCACCGCGCTCTTTAACTGGCTGTACGCCAAGCACACGGGCGGAACGTTCGTGCTGAGAATAGAGGACACCGACGAAGAGCGCAATTCGGTGGAATACCTCAACATTCTCAAAGACGGAATGAAGTGGCTCGGTCTGGATTGGGACGAAGGCCCCGATGTCGGCGGCAACTACGGCCCGTATTTCCAGAGCAAACGCGCCGACATTTACAGGGAATACCTCGAACTCCTCCGCAAAAAAGGCCGCGCGTACGACAAGGACGGCGCGGTGTTTTTCAAGGTTTCGGGCGAGGCGCAGGTGCTCCACGACGCCGTTTACGGAGACGTCGAGCGCACCGAGGAAAAAGACTTCCCGATTTTCCGCTCTAACGGAACTCCCGTGTTCCACTTTGTGAATGTCGTTGACGACATCTGCATGGAAATCACAAACGTCATCAGAGGTCAGGACCACCTTACGAACACCAACAAACACATCGAACTCTTCAAGGCGTTCGACGCCCCCATGCCGCAGTTTGCGCACATTCCGCTGATTCTCAAAAGCGAGGGGCAGGGCAAGATGAGCAAGCGCGACAGAGGCGCGCTCATCGAGGAATATCAGGAAAAGAACTTCATGCCCGAAGCCGTCCGCAACTACCTTTGCATGCTCGGCTGGAATCCGAAAAACGGCAAGGAGGTAATGCCAATCGAAGAGATTATAGAGCTGTTCGACTTTTCGGGAATCGTCAAGAGCAACGCGCGCTTCGACGAGCGCAAAATGGCGCACTTCAACACCGAACATATCCGCGCCCTTCCGCCCGCAAAATTCCACGAGCTTGCCCGCCGCGCAATGGCGACCGAAAGCAAGGTCGATTTGGGTACGGACGAAGAATATATCGGCAAGGTTTTCGACCTTTGCCAGCCGAAAGCCGCCAACATGGAGGGGCTGCCCTCGATGGTCGAATACTTCTTTACCGAAGACTACCCGTTCGACACGGCGGGGCGGGAAAAGGTCTTCAAGAAGGGCGAACCGCTCGCGCGTCTCGACGAAGCCCTCGAACTCTTCAAAAAGCTCGAAAAATTCGACCACGACTCCATTTACAACGCCGTTTGCGAAATGGCGGAAAAGGCGGGGCGCAAGTCGAACGAATACTTCCAGATTGTCCGCTACGCCGTAACCGGACAGGCGGGCGGCCCCGACCTCTTCCCGATGCTCGAAATCTTGGGCAGGGACAAGGTTGTCGCAAGAATAGAGGCGGCAAAGCCGAAGCTTGCACAGGGCGCGTAG
- a CDS encoding DUF362 domain-containing protein, translating into MKKYIKKLAIFQVLAAIGIASLSAQTPDAPRQTAADRLNDTLFECRVPGFAQSNYDRAVSVLFSAFERESGEKIAPASKGRVGLKIYTNSGVGMCTPRALVDAVVSQLEKRGYKRENITLVDMSRRKMRDCGFLPRVSALQNGTPDNYKGSPVADIESGKFFDKNWYYDNSLMPKSMKNINMSSDLYNPELRKSYLPVPLFLTVDFWINLPVITDMEGLGVCAAIGNASIWNMSNNERFLKQPANASMAAAEVSAIPELHSSNLLTILSYERGQFVGGAIFNSRCSFSENTILMSSNPVVIDYLAWNTINKYRRSFGFAPIDPMPPLLNYCKELKIGDYDMRKIRRVNVPYAPAKTKSGK; encoded by the coding sequence ATGAAGAAATACATCAAAAAACTTGCAATTTTTCAAGTGTTGGCGGCAATCGGCATTGCTTCGCTGTCCGCCCAGACGCCCGACGCGCCTCGACAGACCGCCGCCGACCGCCTAAACGACACGCTTTTCGAATGCCGCGTTCCCGGCTTCGCCCAATCAAATTACGACAGGGCGGTTTCGGTTTTGTTCTCGGCTTTCGAGAGGGAATCTGGCGAGAAAATCGCGCCCGCCTCGAAGGGCAGGGTGGGGCTTAAAATCTACACGAATTCGGGGGTGGGAATGTGCACGCCGCGCGCGCTTGTAGACGCGGTGGTGTCGCAGCTCGAAAAGCGCGGCTACAAGCGCGAGAACATCACGCTTGTCGATATGAGCCGCCGCAAAATGCGCGACTGCGGATTCCTCCCGCGCGTCTCCGCCCTCCAAAACGGCACGCCCGACAACTACAAAGGCTCGCCGGTAGCAGACATCGAAAGCGGCAAATTCTTCGACAAAAACTGGTACTACGACAATTCGCTTATGCCGAAGTCGATGAAAAACATCAACATGTCGTCCGACCTCTACAACCCCGAACTGCGCAAAAGCTACCTGCCCGTGCCGCTTTTCCTGACTGTCGATTTTTGGATTAACCTGCCCGTCATCACCGACATGGAGGGCTTGGGCGTGTGCGCTGCAATCGGCAACGCGAGCATTTGGAACATGTCGAACAACGAGAGGTTTTTGAAACAGCCCGCGAACGCGTCGATGGCGGCGGCGGAAGTGTCGGCGATTCCCGAACTGCACTCGTCGAACCTGCTTACGATTCTGTCGTACGAGCGCGGGCAGTTCGTTGGCGGGGCGATATTCAATTCGCGCTGCTCGTTTTCCGAAAACACAATTTTGATGAGCTCGAATCCCGTCGTCATAGACTACTTGGCGTGGAACACAATCAACAAGTACCGCCGCAGCTTCGGCTTTGCGCCGATAGACCCCATGCCGCCGCTTCTGAACTACTGCAAAGAGCTTAAAATAGGAGATTACGACATGCGCAAAATCAGGCGCGTGAACGTGCCCTACGCGCCCGCAAAAACGAAATCGGGGAAATAA